The Panicum virgatum strain AP13 chromosome 5K, P.virgatum_v5, whole genome shotgun sequence genome has a window encoding:
- the LOC120706427 gene encoding TLC domain-containing protein 5-like: MEESGVVVSGGTVASWVASGVVLWSTAFVLLRALFPKRSYDFCNRAVSTMHAVTAVCLACLSVADWSCPVCPLAAASSPSQMKALAVTLSYMVYDAACCHLNGDVRLDNTVHHLVSIVGIGAGLAYQRCGTEMVASQFVTEISSPLLHLREMLKEFGVRDTGLNLLVDVLFALTFSVARMGFGPYLTYSTVTADNPILIKAMATGLQLVSAYWFLRILRMVRYKLGKNKKKPPPSAAGKLATD, from the exons atggaggagtCTGGGGTTGTAGTTAGCGGCGGCACCGTGGCGAGCTGGGTGGCGTCCGGGGTGGTGCTGTGGTCGACGGCGTTCGTCCTGCTGCGGGCGCTCTTCCCCAAGCGCTCCTACGACTTCTGCAACCGCGCCGTCTCCACCATGCACGCCGTCACCGCCGTCTGCCTGGCCTGCCTCTCCGTCGCCGACTGGTCCTGCCCCGTctgcccgctcgccgccgcgtcgtccccGAGCCAG ATGAAGGCGCTGGCGGTGACGCTCTCGTACATGGTGTACGACGCGGCGTGCTGCCACCTCAACGGCGACGTGCGGCTGGACAACACGGTCCACCACCTCGTCAGTATCGTCGGCATCGGCGCCGGGCTCGCCTACCAGAGG TGCGGGACGGAGATGGTGGCCAGCCAGTTCGTCACGGAGATCTCGAGCCCGCTGCTGCACCTCCGGGAGATGCTCAAGGAGTTCGGCGTCCGCGACACCGGCCTCAACCTCCTCGTCGACGTGCTCTTCGCCCTCACCTTCTCCGTCGCCCGGATGGGCTTCGGCCCCTACCTCACCTACTCCACCGTCACGGCCGACAACCCCATCCTCATCAAG GCGATGGCGACGGGGCTGCAGCTCGTCAGCGCCTACTGGTTCCTCCGGATCCTCAGGATGGTCAGGTACAAGCTcggcaagaacaagaagaagccaccGCCGTCCGCAGCGGGCAAGCTCGCCACCGACTGA
- the LOC120706426 gene encoding uncharacterized protein LOC120706426 isoform X1 has protein sequence MAKAPSSSAAAAAGGRGPAHHRTRLLLLLLVAVAASASTAGFLLRGALRDPCDARGDRATVAAAAGSPLEFMRSKLVLLVSHELSLSGGPLLLMELAFLLRHVGSQVVWITNQRSEETNDVTYSLEHKMLNHGVQEGGSRSYFKHHPIRLLNKVLPARGQEAVDTARKADLVILNTAVAGKWLDPVLKNHVPEVLPKILWWIHEMRGHYFKLEYVKHLPFVAGAMIDSHTTAEYWKSRTSDRLKIQMPQTYVVHLGNSKELMEVAEDDIARRVLREHIRESLGVRSEDLLFAIINSVSRGKGQDLFLQAFYQSLQLIQQQKLKVPTMHAVVVGSDMNAQTKFETQLRDFVVKNGIHDRVHFVNKTLAVAPYLAAIDVLVQNSQARGECFGRITIEAMAFKLPVLGTAAGGTTEIVLDGSTALLHPAGKEGVAPLAKNIVRLASHAEQRASMGKKGYDRVKEMFMEHHMAERIASVLREVLQKSREHARS, from the exons ATGGCGAAGGCCCCGtcgtcctccgcggcggcggccgccggaggcCGCGGCCCGGCCCACCACCGGacccggctcctcctcctgctcctggtggccgtcgccgcctccgcctccaccgcgGGGTTCCTCCTCCGCGGCGCCCTGCGCGACCCCTGCGACGCCCGTGGGGACCGCGccactgtcgccgccgccgcggggagtCCCCTCGAGTTCATGAGGTCCAAGCTCGTGCTGCTTGTCTCCcacgagctctccctctccg GTGGCCCACTTTTGCTGATGGAGTTGGCGTTTCTTTTGAGGCATGTTGGTTCGCAAGTGGTGTGGATAACAAACCAGAGATCAGAAGAAACAAATGATGTTACATATAGCTTGGAGCATAAGATGTTGAACCATGGGGTGCAG gaaggagggagtagatcATATTTCAAGCATCATCCAATAAGATTATTGAATAAA GTTTTACCAGCTAGGGGGCAAGAGGCAGTTGATACTGCTCGAAAAGCTGATCTGGTTATCTTGAACACTGCTGTCGCTGGCAAATGGCTTGATCCTGTTCTAAAAAACCATGTTCCTGAAGTCCTTCCGAAGATTTTGTGGTGGATCCATGAAATGCGAGGGCATTACTTTAAGCTTGAATATGTTAAACATCTTCCATTTGTTGCTGGAGCCATGATTGATTCTCATACAACGGCTGAATATTGGAAGAGCAGGACTAGCGACCGTCTGAA AATACAGATGCCACAAACTTATGTTGTTCACCTCGGGAATAGTAAAGAACTAATGGAAGTTGCTGAAGATGACATTGCAAGAAGAGTGCTACGGGAACATATTCGTGAGTCCCTTGGAGTACGGAGTGAAGATCTCCTGTTTGCAATAATAAACA GTGTATCACGAGGAAAAGGACAAGACTTGTTTCTTCAGGCATTTTATCAGAGTTTGCAGCTCATCCAACAGCAGAAGTTAAAAGTGCCTACGATGCATGCTGTAGTTGTGGGAAGTGATATGAATGCTCAGACCAAATTTGAGACTCAGTTACGTGACTTTGTGGTAAAGAATGGGATTCATGACCGTGTCCATTTTGTGAACAAGACATTGGCAGTGGCTCCTTATTTGGCAGCAATTGATGTGCTTGTTCAGAACTCCCAG GCCCGTGGCGAATGTTTTGGAAGAATAACAATTGAAGCAATGGCATTCAAGTTGCCAGTATTG GGCACGGCCGCCGGAGGGACCACGGAAATCGTCCTGGACGGCTCGACTGCCCTCCTGCATCCCGCCGGGAAGGAGGGTGTCGCGCCCCTCGCGAAGAACATCGTGAGACTTGCGAGCCACGCCGAGCAGAGGGCCTCCATGGGGAAGAAAGGCTATGACAGGGTGAAGGAGATGTTCATGGAGCACCACATGGCGGAGAGAATCGCCTCGGTGCTAAGGGAAGTTCTGCAGAAATCGCGGGAACACGCTCGTTCTTGA
- the LOC120706426 gene encoding uncharacterized protein LOC120706426 isoform X2 has translation MAKAPSSSAAAAAGGRGPAHHRTRLLLLLLVAVAASASTAGFLLRGALRDPCDARGDRATVAAAAGSPLEFMRSKLVLLVSHELSLSGGPLLLMELAFLLRHVGSQVVWITNQRSEETNDVTYSLEHKMLNHGVQVLPARGQEAVDTARKADLVILNTAVAGKWLDPVLKNHVPEVLPKILWWIHEMRGHYFKLEYVKHLPFVAGAMIDSHTTAEYWKSRTSDRLKIQMPQTYVVHLGNSKELMEVAEDDIARRVLREHIRESLGVRSEDLLFAIINSVSRGKGQDLFLQAFYQSLQLIQQQKLKVPTMHAVVVGSDMNAQTKFETQLRDFVVKNGIHDRVHFVNKTLAVAPYLAAIDVLVQNSQARGECFGRITIEAMAFKLPVLGTAAGGTTEIVLDGSTALLHPAGKEGVAPLAKNIVRLASHAEQRASMGKKGYDRVKEMFMEHHMAERIASVLREVLQKSREHARS, from the exons ATGGCGAAGGCCCCGtcgtcctccgcggcggcggccgccggaggcCGCGGCCCGGCCCACCACCGGacccggctcctcctcctgctcctggtggccgtcgccgcctccgcctccaccgcgGGGTTCCTCCTCCGCGGCGCCCTGCGCGACCCCTGCGACGCCCGTGGGGACCGCGccactgtcgccgccgccgcggggagtCCCCTCGAGTTCATGAGGTCCAAGCTCGTGCTGCTTGTCTCCcacgagctctccctctccg GTGGCCCACTTTTGCTGATGGAGTTGGCGTTTCTTTTGAGGCATGTTGGTTCGCAAGTGGTGTGGATAACAAACCAGAGATCAGAAGAAACAAATGATGTTACATATAGCTTGGAGCATAAGATGTTGAACCATGGGGTGCAG GTTTTACCAGCTAGGGGGCAAGAGGCAGTTGATACTGCTCGAAAAGCTGATCTGGTTATCTTGAACACTGCTGTCGCTGGCAAATGGCTTGATCCTGTTCTAAAAAACCATGTTCCTGAAGTCCTTCCGAAGATTTTGTGGTGGATCCATGAAATGCGAGGGCATTACTTTAAGCTTGAATATGTTAAACATCTTCCATTTGTTGCTGGAGCCATGATTGATTCTCATACAACGGCTGAATATTGGAAGAGCAGGACTAGCGACCGTCTGAA AATACAGATGCCACAAACTTATGTTGTTCACCTCGGGAATAGTAAAGAACTAATGGAAGTTGCTGAAGATGACATTGCAAGAAGAGTGCTACGGGAACATATTCGTGAGTCCCTTGGAGTACGGAGTGAAGATCTCCTGTTTGCAATAATAAACA GTGTATCACGAGGAAAAGGACAAGACTTGTTTCTTCAGGCATTTTATCAGAGTTTGCAGCTCATCCAACAGCAGAAGTTAAAAGTGCCTACGATGCATGCTGTAGTTGTGGGAAGTGATATGAATGCTCAGACCAAATTTGAGACTCAGTTACGTGACTTTGTGGTAAAGAATGGGATTCATGACCGTGTCCATTTTGTGAACAAGACATTGGCAGTGGCTCCTTATTTGGCAGCAATTGATGTGCTTGTTCAGAACTCCCAG GCCCGTGGCGAATGTTTTGGAAGAATAACAATTGAAGCAATGGCATTCAAGTTGCCAGTATTG GGCACGGCCGCCGGAGGGACCACGGAAATCGTCCTGGACGGCTCGACTGCCCTCCTGCATCCCGCCGGGAAGGAGGGTGTCGCGCCCCTCGCGAAGAACATCGTGAGACTTGCGAGCCACGCCGAGCAGAGGGCCTCCATGGGGAAGAAAGGCTATGACAGGGTGAAGGAGATGTTCATGGAGCACCACATGGCGGAGAGAATCGCCTCGGTGCTAAGGGAAGTTCTGCAGAAATCGCGGGAACACGCTCGTTCTTGA